The following is a genomic window from Salvelinus fontinalis isolate EN_2023a chromosome 11, ASM2944872v1, whole genome shotgun sequence.
gatgtcttgagatgttgctttaatatatccacataattttcttccctcatgttgccatctattttgtgaagtgcaccagtccctcctgcagcaaagcacccccacaacatgatgctgccacccccgtgcttcacagttgggatggtgttcttcggcttgcaagccacccactttttcctccaaacataacaatggtcattatggccaaacagatctatttttgtttcatcagaccagaggacatttctccaaaaagtatgttttttgtccccatgtgcagttgcaaaccgtagtctggcttttttatggcggttttggagcagtggcttcttccttgctgtgcggcctatcaggttatgttgatataggactaattttactgtggatatagatacttttgtacctgtttcctccagcatcttcacaaggtcctttgctgttgttctgggattgatttgcacttctcgcaccaaagtacgttcatctctaggagacagaacgcgtctccttcctgagcggtatgacggctgcgtggtcccatggtgtttatacttgcgtactattgtttgtacagatgaacatggtaccttgaggcttttggaaattgctcccaaggatgaaccagacttgtggaggtctacacatttttttctgaggtcttggctgatttcttttgattttcccatgatgtcaagcaaagaggcactgagtttgaaggtaggccttgaaatacatcgacaggtacaccttcaattgactcaaattatgtcaattagcctatcagaagcttctaaagccatgacataattttctgcaattttccaagctgttaaaaggcacagtcaacttagtgtatgtaaacttctgacccactggaattgtgatacagtgaaataatctgtctgtgagcaattgttggaaagattacttgtgtcatgcacaaaatagatgtcctaaccgacttgccaaaactatagcttgttgacaacaaatttgtggagtggttgaaaaacaagttttaatgactccaacctaagtgtatgtaaacttccggcttcaactgtatatctaacACATACATGACATATTAAGTCAGAGCTTTAATTTCCAAAATAATTCTTACCTTGGTCAGTCACTCTGCATATTGTGGTGGCAAGCTaaaggagctagctagctaactagctgtgtTAGCTAGCTCGGTGAAAACTTGCTTGTAGGCAGTTGAGGAAAATATCTTCCTCCTCTGTCACCCGTCAGGGgaaaaacatatttaaaataaatgtTATGATTATATAATGAAATAAAAGGCCGTTATCCATGAGAAAGATTTTGGGCGCTGACAGCTGTTCTTCTCCTTCATCTGAAGAACATTTTAAATTGCTGCTCTGTCAGTTGGAGGTGGAGTTAGGGAACATTTAAAATTGTGATTAACAGCACTGGATAAATATATTATGGGTATATGTGTCTCTTTTCTAAATACATTTAGCTAACTTACTTTGTTTAACAAGTAGCAGGTAGCCTCAATAGCTACCACAGTTTTGgacaaaattatcctatttacactttgtagtaaattttgacactagaataaatgtaTCATATTGATCCGAAAATTTGTTTTTCAAGGGCAGTTTccttatttatatttttgtatgttatttattgttattattatttatttatttgacccCTATTTCgggatatccaattggtagttagtcttgtcccatcgctcccatatggactcaggagaggcgaaggtcgggagccatgcgtcctccaaaacacaacccagccaagccgcactgcttcttgacacactgctcacttaacccggaagccagccgcactaatgtgtcagaggaaacaccatacaactggtgaccgtgtcagcgtgcatgcgcctggcccgccaggagtcgctagagcgcgatgggacaaggacatccctcccctaacccggactacactgggccaattgtgcgccacctcatgggtctcccggtcacgacacagcccaggatcaaacccgggtctgtaatgacgcctcaaacactgcgatgcagtgccttagaccgctgcacggCTCGAGAGGCGGTAGTTGACCTATTAAAGGAagaaaaatttttttttttttattatacagtcccaaaatgttttgcatgtcagcagtcaagttttcaagatacagGATTTTCAAGGAGCAAAGTGTCACTTgccacatcatcatgatgatgtactttgcatcatatgatgggccaattgtgtgccacctcacttgactgctgacatgcaaaagaTGTTGAGAATATATTAAGTGGATTAatgaaaagaaaatacaaaaatatagtTTTTTGAGTGGATTTTTCTTTTAAGACCATAATACATGTTTACCTTTTCAAGTCTGTAAGAATACATGACAAACAACACAAATCAATTACATCCTACTAGTAGATTTAGGATATTGCATATGagcctctccttctttctctctttctctcttcccttgCTCCCTCTCTGGgcattacgtgtgtgtgtgtgtgtgtgtgtgtgtgtgtgtgtgtgtgtgtgtgtgtgtgtgtgtgtgtgtgtgtgtgtgtgtgtgtgtgtgtgtgtgtgtgtgtgtgtgtgtggaggggcggGGGGCCGTGTTGTGTTTTATGTAAGTGGGACCTGGAAGTAACCAGCATGGTTTATCTCTCGCCTTTGGCGTTGTGTGTGTGTCGGCCTTGCTTTGGGTGGTATGGTTGACCCCTACACTGCCCTGCACACTCACTTGAGGTGGGAGGTTGTTTATGTTAGTCATAGAGGACACAGGATGTGTGTCACTTGTGTTACTATATTACCATGTTAAATCAGTTTGTAAAGACCAGGGAATTGAGCCCTTCAGATTGAATGATAATATAGAGACTGAGAGTTTTCTCAATTATGCCTCCGGCTGATAATGGCGTTTATGAGACTTACACTCGTACTGGAAAATATTGTATCTCTCACAGAAAAGGACGAGAAGGGTTTTGAAGTGTTAAATCTGCTGTGATGTAGTGATTAGACAACATGAACGTGTTATCCTCCTTGTTTCTAAGTGATTTCCCCTACGTGGCTGACTCCTATAATGACTAATGTTATCATCATCAAGTCGTAaaagaaaacaacaacaaaaggCTCCTTCCTGTTCAGAACTACGTCTCACCTTTCTCTACGATACGAGGGATGAGGGTGTTGTGTTTACCAGTAGAGAGGAATTGCCAATAAAACAAAGGGTATAAATACACTTGCCACAGTGGAAAGTCATGGTACTTTCTAGAAATATACCAAAGACTCTTCACCTTGTCAGTAGTTTCCATGCACTCCTGGAGGGGTATGTGTTGGAagtgttttgtgtgtttgtgtgcgcttgcgtgtgttgtgtgtgtgtgtctccgcgTGTTGGAAGAGATGGGTGCTGTTACTGAGCGGGAATGCCTGGTAGGATGTGTAGGCCTCGGTAACCAAGGCAACCATCTGCTGCTACGCTCGCAATGCTCTTCGGCAGCCCACACAATGTCACCACTGTGACATCCACCCTGCAGttttgagagggagagggggaaaacaAGAGAGATACCTAAAACCCTTCCTGTGTTCTATTTAGATGCAGGGGGACCTGGGCTCCCAGAGGAGTTTCAGTGTGTTGGACCgcctcctccacacacaccctATCTGGCTGCAGCTGTCAATCAACGCTGACTCCGCCCTCTACATCTTGCTCAGAGAACCTGTCGGGGTGAGGAGAGCCAATCAGATCATTCCATCAATTAATGAACTAACCCTCACTCTCAGGCGAACCGCATCTGTTCAATTTAGTATAGCTTTCCAATGGAGTAGTATACAAGATATTCAGGAACTTACTGTAACGTTCACAAAGCACCCTCATAAAATCCAACTTCAGCCATGACTTACTGTTACTTATCGAACATTTACAACAGTACTTGTTTAACGGTCATTATTTGTAGTAAaaagggaggaagggaagcgctgctAATGTACACAATAGTAGGTCTTTGGAAAAAGAAGGTTCTCATTGGTAAAAAAGCGTAAATTGGTCACCAAAAAGAAAGGAGgtccaaggcactcttcatataattaattaaaatgtctTTATTTGTATGGCGTGTTCAATGGGAACAAAATGTAacgccatgcagccgaaacgcccTGTGAGTTTTCAAAtctttgtttccattgaacatgccatacaaataaaggcattttgaTTAGGTACATAATTATTGTTCTCTTTGGCAATGTTTATGGATGGCCCCTGTAGACGTTCCTGGTGCGTAAATGCAGCTCCAGCCAGAGGAAGATGCTGTGTGTCCGAGTGACACCTGACAGGGCAGCGTCCTCCATCCAGGAGTGTCTCATATGTGAGGAGGACTCAAGTGAGTACCATGTGTACCTCAAagtcaacacacacactaaaactcCGGTCCTGATGTACTTCCAACAGTACACGTTTTGATTTTAGCCCAGGACAAACGCACCTGATTCAactcaagggcttgatgattagttgaatcaggtgtgcttgtccggggCTACAGTAAACATGTGTACTGTTGAGGGGACTGGAGTTAAGAAACACTCCTCCTAAACTAACAATGAAACACATGAACAATGAAGAATGCTGCCAAATGTTACAACGCTGTGATTCGTTTTAAACTCTCTGTCCTATCACCAGCCTTCGCCCTGGAGAACTCCGCCCTCAGCTTCCCAGACCTCTGCCGATTGGTGGCCTTCTACTGCATCAGCAGGTGATTAGCACTACCTTTACACCTGTGTACCTGTCAATAACACTGCCACTGCTTTGGTCTGTTTTGTCGACTAACtaaaaatactctgtaatgacaCTCCCGTTACAAAACAGGGCACCCACATGCTGTTCCAGCCCACTATGTCTTGGGAACCACCATATCATTTGATCCTAAataactatgtgtgtgtgttgtctccagAGATGTGCTGCCTTTCCCTTTGGAGCTCCCAGAAGCCATTGCTCAGGCCTCTTCCCACAGAAAGCTGGAGGCCATCTCTCATATGGGATTAGGTAGGGATTCATTCGACGGATCTATAGTGTAGCATTACATTAGACTGTGGATGAAAGTGTCTAGGGCTGGTTTTCTGGACTAGGTCTAAATGTCCACCACAGTAGGATATGGTCTTCAAAGCACTTCAATATCTATCTCTTTATGGGGTTAATCACTGACATATCCTCTGAACACTAAACTATGGAAACCTTCAGTACCAGAGTCTGAACCAGACTGCATTGTCTTTCTACTTCTTGTTTGCCCCACATCCCAACAGAGTTCTGGTGTCCCCTGTCTGACACCCAGAATGGACCAGGGTGGCAGGCTCCACCCACCATCATTAAGGCCCCACCCAGCACCACCAAGGCTCCACCCATCAGTGCCACCCAGGTCAAGGCAGGTCTGTCCCAGGACCTGTGTTACTTGCTGTCCTGCGGCAGACAGGAGTCTCTATGCTTCATCAACCCACTCTTCCTACAGGTGGAGGTAATTCCTAACCATAACTATTGAATCAGTTTACTTGCCTTCCTCCAGCTTGAAGTTCAAACTCATACACAACAAAATGGCTGTAAGTGACAAGTCAGCCAGCCCATTGTTTAGGATGGTGTCATCTTGCAGTCTACctttaaccacagatctaggatcagtttaccccTACCACCAATCCTAACCATAACCATTAGAAGAGTGAACAAAGATATGATCCTGAATCAGTGGTTATGTCTAactttgatccccccccccccccaccccagcagcagcagcaacagcagcaacagcagccaACCCAGGTGGCGTCACACAAACGCCACCGCTTCAAACGCAGTATGAGGGTCCGTGTCTCCACCGAGAGCTCCATGACTCTGTCTGGTGGTGGGGGGGCTGGGTCGTTACCTTCCTCAGTCCCAGAAGACCCCCAGGACCAGGAGAGGATCCAGCCCACACCCCTCCAGCCCAGTCCCAACCCACACAGGAAGATCCATCCTGGGGCTGGCGTCCTGAGGAGGATCCCTGCACTGTCCCCGACGTCGGCAGAGGATGAGGATCTCGTGCCAATAAATGTACCGCCACCGGTAAAGGTAACTTGATgagatatatctctctctgtctcttctctttccatattcctctgtctttatctcttTTCTTTCgtctcactctctttttctcctttATTGACACAAACTTACATTCACACACTCATCACACTGACAAATTGATGCATCGAATGACGATATGACCTTGACGCCATCTCTCCCCAGGCTCCAACAGAACCTCCGgcggtggaggtagaggaggacctTCCTGCTCCAGAGGAGCCCAGCATCGAGGTGGCGTGCCTGGCCTTGGAGGGCCGCCCGGCCCCCTCTCTGGCCGAACTGGACAGCAGCAGCTCATTCAGCAGCCTGGAGGAAGAggaaccagaaccagaggaccAGTTCTTTAAACAACCAAACCACAACCCCCAGCACCGTCCGCCCATGGTGCGCTCACGGGGGGGCCACGGAGGCCTGCACAGGATGAGTGCGGCGTTTGTGTGTTTCTTCGCTCCAGAGAAGAGGCTCGCCAGGCTGGTGGAGGAGCTGTCCAGGGATCGGAGGTTGGCAGAGCCATATATAAACATATAGAGGGACTTTGGCCAACTTTTACATTGTCTGGACGCCATATTAGCGCCGTTGAGCATTCAAATTGTCTATTTATTTACACAAATTTACGTTGCATTGTAAACATTTCAGAAAATTCAGTGATATTGGTCGATAGAACTGCCGTGGAATTGTGTACCCTTGTGTAAATGCATCGTAACGTTTTTTGgtataaactctctctctctggaggtcTGCGTTTGGTTCCCTGGTCCAGGATTTcatccagagacagagagaggagctgagagaggTCCTGGCGCAGGCGGCATCCTCATCATCGTCTTTCTCATCGACGACCTCCGTGGGGGTGCTCCGGGGACTGCGGCGCTTCCTGTCCCAGGCCAATTGCTTCCTGCTGGACAGCGGAGAGCTGTCACCCCCCCTAGAGACCCTGGTGCCTGACAATGAGAAAGGTACCTTTTTCAACTTCAGCTGTCTTAAGTTCCAACCACTACTTTGGTCATCGTGAGATTGAGAGCAGTACAGAGGTGTCACATAATAGATGACAAGAACACAAATGTTATTAGATGTAAGCAGATTGGCAATCAGATACTGTCCATTGGATTTACAGGATACATAATAATGCACAGTAAACCCACCATTACACAGAGGAGACGGTGGCAGAGAGATAATGGAAACAACAGACTAGCTTTCGATGAGACGTGGAGTAGACTGTCCGCAGAGGATTTTAGTGAAAAGGCATTATCACCACAATGCTAGTGCGTAGGGGTAGCTCTTCATCCAGTGGAGTTCATATTGTCACTAGGATTTTAAAAGCTTTGCTAGCCACGCCAGAGAAACCCATCTACATTGAGCCAGCCAAAAAGTATGTTGCTGGATAGGAGATATAGGGCTATggttggtgtatgtgtgtgatacACTGTTGCCTGGTTGAGCAGTGAGTGTTGAGGCTTTTGGAGAGAGTGGAGCAGACTCTGCTGATTTTAGTCCACCGTTGCTACGATttgcgcagacacacacacacacacattgcgtCGGTGGAGGCATTTGCATTTTTTTCCCTCACTCATCATTTATCATAAAAAGATATCGCAGTCCCACGCGCACTTGAAGAGCAGCACGATTCTCAGTGGCtcgggagggagcgagagggagaggaacagaaaggtagaaagagagaaagggagggagacagaggaatagAGGAAGAGATCGAGGGAAGACGGGGGCTGGGTATTGATGTAGAGCTGAGGTTAGCTTTATGTGTGTTGGACAATGTCAGTCTAGTCAGGCAAGCCTGTATACCGCCACTTCCCCCAGTCCCTCAGTAATGAAGAATCATTTCCTCTGTAAAGTGGTTGGTGTGTGTAAGGGTatgtgtatatataactggtactTTGAGATGTTTGAGATAAGAGTTTGTGCTCAGAAATAAAGTGTAACTTTATACAATGTGTTTCCTCAATCTTTaactgctagtgtgtgtgtgtgtgtgtgtgtgtgtgtgtgtgtgtgtgtctatgtgcacttacgtttgtttgtgtttgctcatgcatgcatctgtgtgtgcgtgcctaccgacgtatgtgtgtgttttccccCATGCAGACTTAGCCCTGGAGAAGGCCATGTTTGGCTGTGTGCTGAAGCCTCTGAGGGTGCTGCTTGGCCaggccctcctctccctccacagaCAGGACGGCTCCACCAAGCGCCTGGCCTGCAGTCTCCTGGACTGCCAAGAGGGGGCGATGGAGCACCTTGGGGTGCTTGTGGGCGTGCCCGACACCCGTGGCGTGGAGAGGGTGAGGCAGAAGCTGGCTCTCATGCAGCGCACCCACTCGCCCATAGACAAGATGCTGCTGCTTCTGCAGATGTGCAAGGCGGTCCAGAAAGCCATGGGGGCCCTCCACGACGGTGGTGAGTGGGCCTTCACTTTGCTTGATTTAATATAAAGTAGATAAAGCCAGTCATTATCTAttataaatataaacattttaatAACACAATTGATGTGACTGTTATAAACtaggagctgttatccactgtcataatcaatcaatcaattaactGTTAAAGCTGTCTTGCCATCCTCTTCATGCTCCCAGGACAGGAAGTGAGCTCGGCGGACTTCCTGCCGGCGCTGTCCTATGTGATAGTGATGTGTAACACACCTCAGATCCTACTGGAGGTGGAGTACATGATGGAGCTGCTGGAGCCCTCCTGGCTCACTGGGGAGGGTACGCACTACACCCCTACTACACCCTTTATAGCCTACGCCCTGTCCACCTTCAATCCACCTATACCTCTAACTACACCCCTAGGGGAGATGGTACAGACCACACACTTACTCCACCCCTTTTATGCACTACACCCCACAATACACACCTGGTTACACTTTATTTTAACGCTTCATTATAAACCATTCATAAGGCATTAACAAAAAGATGGCACACcatttaggtttaaggttagggaagggttaAGGTTAAATAGCACTCACTTTAGATTGGGGACTGTAAAAAGGCTTTACTTtgattagtaaatggtttatAAATGTGGGAGTAATAATTAATATATGTTTTTTACAGAccattaaaataaagtgttgccACACACATTACTTCTACCCCAAAGGAGAGAGTACCATTATGAACTACACCCACTATGAACTACACCCACTACAACCCTTTCCCTCATACACCCCTCCACCTTTAAAATAACATGGGGGATAATGAAGACATATGTGGGTGAATGGATATTTAGATGGCATTCAAAGTCACTGTATTGACATTTCGCTGTGCTCTGTGCCCCCACCCCGTCTCCTAGGTGGGTACTACCTGACCAGCGTCTATGCCAGCCTGTGTCTGATCCAGAGCCCAGAGGCGGAGGGGGTCCAAGTCCCCCCAGGAGGTCTGACTCGTGAGGCACAGGATGGGCTGAGGGAGTGGGGCCGCAGACGCAGCCTGGAAGCCAAGAGCcaccaggagagacaacagaacCAGGTAAGACACtatttcaatcaatcaatgttATTTTACAAATCCCTTttcacatcagcagttgtcacaaagcaATTTACAGTTATATTTCAAATACGATATCTCACAATGTGATTGGCTCAGAGGATCACATCTCTTGGATGTCTGCCCGCTAGTCATTCTCGCCTCTCTTCCTTGCGGAAGAGACCACTACCCTCAGCACGACTAGATCCCTGTCTTCCTACTGAACTGTTCTCAGGCAAATTGCGAGGTTAACGCTGCCGAACATAGGACGATCAGCTTCCGTCAATAATGTTGAGTACTGACTGTAAGGAAAGTTTTGCTTCGAGTAGAATACATTTTCTACTCCTCAGTCTCCGGTGGTAGCTAACGTTACACAGCTAGCTACGCCGCAAGACATTAGCTAACCTGGCTAGCTAGCTGGAAAGCTAGCTAACCACACTAACAAAGGGCTAGCTCACTCCACAAGGCTTAAGCTAACCTGGTTAGCTCGCTGGAAAGCAAGCTAACCACAC
Proteins encoded in this region:
- the LOC129865417 gene encoding ras and Rab interactor 2-like isoform X1 codes for the protein MQGDLGSQRSFSVLDRLLHTHPIWLQLSINADSALYILLREPVGTFLVRKCSSSQRKMLCVRVTPDRAASSIQECLICEEDSTFALENSALSFPDLCRLVAFYCISRDVLPFPLELPEAIAQASSHRKLEAISHMGLEFWCPLSDTQNGPGWQAPPTIIKAPPSTTKAPPISATQVKAGLSQDLCYLLSCGRQESLCFINPLFLQVEQQQQQQQQQPTQVASHKRHRFKRSMRVRVSTESSMTLSGGGGAGSLPSSVPEDPQDQERIQPTPLQPSPNPHRKIHPGAGVLRRIPALSPTSAEDEDLVPINVPPPVKAPTEPPAVEVEEDLPAPEEPSIEVACLALEGRPAPSLAELDSSSSFSSLEEEEPEPEDQFFKQPNHNPQHRPPMVRSRGGHGGLHRMSAAFVCFFAPEKRLARLVEELSRDRRSAFGSLVQDFIQRQREELREVLAQAASSSSSFSSTTSVGVLRGLRRFLSQANCFLLDSGELSPPLETLVPDNEKDLALEKAMFGCVLKPLRVLLGQALLSLHRQDGSTKRLACSLLDCQEGAMEHLGVLVGVPDTRGVERVRQKLALMQRTHSPIDKMLLLLQMCKAVQKAMGALHDGGQEVSSADFLPALSYVIVMCNTPQILLEVEYMMELLEPSWLTGEGGYYLTSVYASLCLIQSPEAEGVQVPPGGLTREAQDGLREWGRRRSLEAKSHQERQQNQRCVRVLFQDGGRSAVRTLQWRAGESSEALAQLCASTFAVSEPQDYTLYWRSGGEMRTLPTQAQPKDLASHSEGGPSLSYLRTDHDFSKMRRLTRGGAVDLGESMCEE
- the LOC129865417 gene encoding ras and Rab interactor 2-like isoform X2, whose translation is MQGDLGSQRSFSVLDRLLHTHPIWLQLSINADSALYILLREPVGTFLVRKCSSSQRKMLCVRVTPDRAASSIQECLICEEDSTFALENSALSFPDLCRLVAFYCISRDVLPFPLELPEAIAQASSHRKLEAISHMGLEFWCPLSDTQNGPGWQAPPTIIKAPPSTTKAPPISATQVKAGLSQDLCYLLSCGRQESLCFINPLFLQVEQQQQQQQQPTQVASHKRHRFKRSMRVRVSTESSMTLSGGGGAGSLPSSVPEDPQDQERIQPTPLQPSPNPHRKIHPGAGVLRRIPALSPTSAEDEDLVPINVPPPVKAPTEPPAVEVEEDLPAPEEPSIEVACLALEGRPAPSLAELDSSSSFSSLEEEEPEPEDQFFKQPNHNPQHRPPMVRSRGGHGGLHRMSAAFVCFFAPEKRLARLVEELSRDRRSAFGSLVQDFIQRQREELREVLAQAASSSSSFSSTTSVGVLRGLRRFLSQANCFLLDSGELSPPLETLVPDNEKDLALEKAMFGCVLKPLRVLLGQALLSLHRQDGSTKRLACSLLDCQEGAMEHLGVLVGVPDTRGVERVRQKLALMQRTHSPIDKMLLLLQMCKAVQKAMGALHDGGQEVSSADFLPALSYVIVMCNTPQILLEVEYMMELLEPSWLTGEGGYYLTSVYASLCLIQSPEAEGVQVPPGGLTREAQDGLREWGRRRSLEAKSHQERQQNQRCVRVLFQDGGRSAVRTLQWRAGESSEALAQLCASTFAVSEPQDYTLYWRSGGEMRTLPTQAQPKDLASHSEGGPSLSYLRTDHDFSKMRRLTRGGAVDLGESMCEE
- the LOC129865417 gene encoding ras and Rab interactor 2-like isoform X3, producing MLCVRVTPDRAASSIQECLICEEDSTFALENSALSFPDLCRLVAFYCISRDVLPFPLELPEAIAQASSHRKLEAISHMGLEFWCPLSDTQNGPGWQAPPTIIKAPPSTTKAPPISATQVKAGLSQDLCYLLSCGRQESLCFINPLFLQVEQQQQQQQQQPTQVASHKRHRFKRSMRVRVSTESSMTLSGGGGAGSLPSSVPEDPQDQERIQPTPLQPSPNPHRKIHPGAGVLRRIPALSPTSAEDEDLVPINVPPPVKAPTEPPAVEVEEDLPAPEEPSIEVACLALEGRPAPSLAELDSSSSFSSLEEEEPEPEDQFFKQPNHNPQHRPPMVRSRGGHGGLHRMSAAFVCFFAPEKRLARLVEELSRDRRSAFGSLVQDFIQRQREELREVLAQAASSSSSFSSTTSVGVLRGLRRFLSQANCFLLDSGELSPPLETLVPDNEKDLALEKAMFGCVLKPLRVLLGQALLSLHRQDGSTKRLACSLLDCQEGAMEHLGVLVGVPDTRGVERVRQKLALMQRTHSPIDKMLLLLQMCKAVQKAMGALHDGGQEVSSADFLPALSYVIVMCNTPQILLEVEYMMELLEPSWLTGEGGYYLTSVYASLCLIQSPEAEGVQVPPGGLTREAQDGLREWGRRRSLEAKSHQERQQNQRCVRVLFQDGGRSAVRTLQWRAGESSEALAQLCASTFAVSEPQDYTLYWRSGGEMRTLPTQAQPKDLASHSEGGPSLSYLRTDHDFSKMRRLTRGGAVDLGESMCEE